A genomic segment from Gadus morhua chromosome 4, gadMor3.0, whole genome shotgun sequence encodes:
- the LOC115542002 gene encoding iporin, with protein sequence MIRTSSFSGDTWLSYRYPRVQLPAWQPPVQTLCPPGPSPPGRPGACSAGQLIRAVSLPEQDVLRRELPVAPGNQKRLDSCSYWSLKEDRAEEEEEEEEEEEEEEEASDSSGRLDSSCSVEEGPPQVPKPGGGQPTSAARPRSRNVFLPSSLDEEEEEEEEDGDGDNLHRYCEDSSFVLHGNFNWAVSHGIRHSGSAQGKRPLVSATESSADRLPSQTGRLDSPPTDQPGVTESAALSSYTRVQDLNSKTGFNFGQLRRGDSFPVNPTESASDSSCNSSDGVLVNFCTIYSKSNNPATPQDPGGCPAPPQPAPLHDGSVFLNLQPVRPRSPSRRPEHEAPSPPEQREVVVEAVVPSAPCWSPQALDSNCNLYSLEPWSSLELSDLTACLQGRLTLAMGTNQKYYKLVSCEPPSKTPSPAWPGLGRSFPGGPHAAGPVLSSGYVPVGEGGLQRDRKESDDSSRYSRSGVGCTKCECYNYQDDCPLCKTTTRWDYTQSPDSASSGACPVQSAFSLGPSAAVARGREVKAVPTQPSGTPQPGERSGPQENGACSWAPPVLRYTKAQRPTSLPIQPFILLPPSKPQAQHLGSLLDQYVSQRGSCGSGCSGCSGGGGSRPGSGCKAAAHQLLPRFQPSPSSGYGRILLEAPSSSDTCSTCSPSPDRCGLRQAWGHSGRGAVGPCRSQGSQGPYSGAAPSDFMFRLHSPRSFITPQTQPSLLVETPTSHYLIDLTPEPTPGVRRRSAMKPETPGFTQPGSTHSTPPTLACTSLTQQSGLLSSLSAPPQRAPRLKPSGIRFPCSPFSEPFSSSIPRTTSSSQWEVSVTGPGGREERQEQNQSGPCEPLMLSDRPPAEFCLSPSEASYESLSISHLQRRGLLRSVSSAMDLIMAHFGSSRDPEEKMRLGNSRSSPTIAGLVLEHLCPAIQNILEDGLRHHKLDVVIGQQRNHSWRVVDASTQRGRASRMLLNLVSKITQCSQLTNSCMKLRAFLMGLLNLRSLEFWLSHLQSQNDVVSAYYHSWAFMTTTQSQCQPLFQELLLLLQPLSVLPFDLNLLLESRHGEPCSNPSPITPCSTLLMTTWPKLQAEIPRGTGTRSQQTGSLYQTDLHLPGLSQEPQSFPPQWGRGSHTKARDDSPQPRPHPGWWIRQPVIVDGVIEEEDCRSAEKYSAWSQQYHAPGLEGALDGEDAMTGPSRRSSTDPHIRAEGPTHGGLRWAKLFGAAVDPPGRGAAKGLRGSQCRRNTRPSQWLQLPSSTFGQLAQSVWAVKFGKPKTD encoded by the exons ATGATCCGGACGTCTAGTTTCTCGGGAGACACCTGGCTCTCCTACCGCTACCCCCGGGTGCAGCTCCCCGCCTGGCAGCCCCCGGTCCAGACCCTGTGCCCCCCAGGGCCGTCGCCCCCCGGGCGGCCCGGCGCGTGCTCCGCGGGTCAGCTGATCCGGGCCGTCTCCCTGCCCGAGCAGGACGTCCTCCGCAGAGAGCTGCCCGTCGCCCCGGGCAACCAGAAGCGACTCGACTCCTGCAGCTACTGGAGTCTCAAAGAGGaccgggcggaggaggaggaggaggaggaggaggaggaagaggaggaggaggaagccagCGACAGCAGCGGTAGGTTGGACTCCAGCTGCTCTGTGGAGGAGGGGCCGCCGCAGGTGCCGAAGCCCGGCGGCGGCCAGCCCACGTCCGCAGCCCGACCCAGGTCCCGCAACGTGTTCCTTCCTTCCTCgctggatgaagaggaggaggaggaagaggaggacggcgATGGGGATAATCTACACAGATACTGCGAGGACTCCTCCTTCGTGTTGCATGGCAATTTCAACTGGGCGGTGAGCCACGGCATCAGACACTCAGGCAGCGCGCAGGGGAAGAGGCCGCTCGTGTCGGCTACAGAGAGCAGCGCTGATCGACTCCCTAGCCAAACAGGACGTCTAGATTCACCTCCGACAGATCAACCGGGAGTCACAGAATCGGCCGCACTCTCTTCATACACCCGTGTCCAAGACTTGAACAGTAAAACCGGTTTCAACTTCGGCCAGCTCAGACGTGGGGACTCATTCCCCGTTAATCCCACCGAGTCCGCCAGCGACTCGTCGTGCAACAGCTCCGACGGCGTCCTGGTCAACTTCTGCACCATCTACAGCAAGAGCAACAACCCCGCCACGCCCCAGGACCCGGGGggctgccccgcccccccgcagcCCGCGCCCCTCCACGACGGCTCGGTCTTCCTGAACCTCCAGCCGGTCCGACCGCGCTCCCCGAGCCGTCGGCCCGAGCATGAGGCCCCCTCCCCACCGGAGCagcgggaggtggtggtggaggcggtggtgccctCGGCCCCATGCTGGTCCCCTCAGGCGCTGGACTCCAACTGTAACCTGTACTCACTAGAGCCCTGGTCCTCTCTGGAGCTGTCGGACCTCACCGCCTGCCTCCAGGGCCGGCTGACGCTCGCCATGGGGACCAATCAGAAGTACTACAAGCTGGTGAGCTGCGAGCCGCCCTCCAAGACGCCCAGCCCGGCCTGGCCCGGCCTGGGGAGGAGCTTCCCTGGGGGGCCGCACGCAGCCGGCCCGGTCCTTTCATCTGGTTATGTCCcggtaggggaggggggactgCAGAGGGACAGGAAG GAAAGTGACGACAGCAGCAGATATTCTCGGAGCGGTGTTGGCTGCACCAAGTGTGAGTGCTATAATTACCAGGATGATTGTCCTCTCTGCAAGACAACAACACGTTGGGATTACACCCAGAGCCCGGACAGCGCTTCCTCTGGGGCGTGCCCCGTCCAGTCTGCTTTCTCCCTGGGTCCGTCGGCTGCGGTCGCTAGAGGCCGTGAGGTCAAGGCCGTACCCACACAGCCCTCTGGGACGCCACAGCCCGGTGAGAGGAGTGGGCCCCAGGAGAACG GGGCATGTTCCTGGGCTCCCCCGGTGCTGCGCTACACCAAGGCCCAGAGACCCACCTCCTTACCCATCCAACCCTTCATCCTACTGCCCCCATCCAAGCCCCAGGCCCAGCACCTGGGCTCCCTGTTGGACCAGTACGTCTCCCAGCGAGGCAGCTGCGGCAGCGGGTGCAGCGggtgcagcggcggcggcggctcccgTCCGGGGTCGGGGTGTAAAGCCGCAGcccaccagctcctcccccgCTTCCAGCCCTCGCCCTCCAGCGGCTACGGGCGCATCCTGCTGGAGGCTCCCTCCAGCTCGGACACCTGCTCCACCTGCAGCCCCAGTCCCGACCGCTGCGGCCTGAGGCAGGCGTGGGGCCACTCCGGAAGGGGCGCGGTCGGCCCCTGTAGATCTCAAGGCTCACAGGGGCCGTACTCGGGCGCGGCCCCATCCGACTTTATGTTTAGACTGCACAGTCCGAGGTCCTTCATCACACCGCAGACCCAGCCAAGCCTCCTGGTGGAGACCCCCACCTCCCACTACCTCATCGACCTCACCCCCGAGCCCACCCCGGGGGTACGACGGCGTTCTGCCATGAAGCCCGAGACCCCCGGTTTCACCCAGCCGGGGTCGACTCACAGCACCCCGCCCACCCTGGCCTGCACCAGTCTCACCCAGCAGAGCGGTCTGCTGTCGTCCCTCTCGGCACCCCCCCAGAGGGCCCCGCGGTTAAAGCCATCGGGGATTCGGTTCCCCTGCAGCCCCTTCTCGgagcccttctcctcctcgatCCCTcggaccacctcctcctcacagtgGGAGGTCTCTGTGACCGGGCCTGGAGGCCGGGAGGAGCGCCAGGAGCAGAACCAGAGCGGGCCCTGTGAGCCTCTGATGCTGAGTGACAGGCCCCCCGCAGAGTTCTGCCTCTCCCCCTCGGAGGCGTCCTACGAGTCGCTGTCCATCAGCCACCTtcagaggagag GTCTGCTCAGATCTGTGAGCTCAGCCATGGATTTGATTATGGCTCATTTTGGAAGCAGCAGAGACCCCGAGGAAAAG ATGCGGTTGGGTAATAGCCGGAGCAGTCCTACCATAGCCGGTCTCGTCCTTGAACACTTGTGTCCTGCCATCCAGAACATTCTGGAGGACGGCCTCAGGCATCACAAACTAGATGTGGTCATCGGTCAACAACGCAACCACTCCTGGAGAGTGGTGGACGCCTCCACACAGAGAG GTCGTGCCAGCCGCATGCTCCTCAACCTGGTGTCCAAGATCACTCAGTGTTCTCAGCTCACCAACTCCTGCATGAAGCTCAGAGCCTTCCTCATGGGCCTTCTCAA TCTGCGGTCACTGGAATTTTGGTTGAGTCACCTTCAGAGCCAAAATG ATGTGGTATCAGCCTACTACCATTCCTGGGCGTTCATGACCACCACTCAGAGCCAGTGTCAACCGCTGTTCCAggagctgctcctgctgctacAGCCCCTGTCCGTGCTGCCCTTTGACCTCAACCTGCTGCTGGAGTCCCGACACGGAGAGCCGTGTTCCAACCCCTCCCCCATTACACCTTGCTCCACTCTACTGATGACCACATGGCCAAAACTACAGGCTGAAATACCCAGAGGAACCGGTACAAGAAGCCAGCAGACCGGGAGCTTGTATCAAACCGATCTGCATCTCCCAGGCTTGTCCCAGGAGCCCCAGAGTTTCCCCCCgcagtgggggagagggagtcacACCAAGGCCAGGGACGACAGCCCCCAGCCTCGCCCTCACCCCGGCTGGTGGATCAGACAGCCCGTCATCGTGGACGGTGTGATCGAGGAAGAGGACTGCAGATCTGCAGAGAAATACTCTGCTTGGTCTCAGCAGTACCATGCCCCGGGACTGGAGGGGGCTCTGGACGGAGAGGACGCCATGACCGGACCCTCCAGAAGGAGTTCCACAGACCCTCACATCCGGGCGGAAGGACCCACCCACGGTGGACTGCGCTGGGCCAAGCTGTTTGGAGCAGCGGTGGATCCTCCAGGCAGAGGAGCTGCTAAAGGCCTCAGAGGGTCCCAATGCAGAAG GAACACACGTCCCTCTCAGTGGCTGCAGTTGCCCAGTTCAACGTTTGGACAGTTGGCCCAGTCCGTGTGGGCAGTTAAGTTTGGAAAACCAAAGACTGACTGA
- the cimip2b gene encoding ciliary microtubule inner protein 2B, whose product MDRPQFPPKFSKVLMTPDPQYIPGYAGYCPQLKYNMGQTYGQLTHKLLTSPEVRRSSRLVLSTGYPQTADRLDWTTDRPDLIADRPDRTSDRLERNIYGPDWSTERPEQTGHETLLTTRLHRGEDRNLDNMIPGYTGFIPKRQKYFAQTYSQTCRGALKEFTRDQNTRLHSQSSNLPVHYRSPEFQGKKLYTPLAAVCDELPPPHAQKAWKPLGSPYLMHDQSPHKYFISGFTGYVPQSRFLIGRGYPATTNEALIQFGREMRSEPSSYADMRRKSSTLPPIPTVYPSSDGLLPFYDGHVPGYKFTYGNTFGKLTHNALGISDVKRSIGVRS is encoded by the exons ATGGACAGGCCTCAATTCCCCCCGAAATTCAGCAAAGTCCTGATGACACCCGATCCACAGTACATACCTGG TTATGCAGGGTATTGCCCGCAGCTGAAGTACAACATGGGCCAGACCTACGGCCAGCTGACCCACAAGCTGCTGACCAGCCCGGAGGTGAGGAGGTCCTCCAGGCTGGTTCTCAGTACAGGCTACCCCCAGACCGCTGACAGACTGGACTGGACCACCGACAGACCGGACCTGATCGCCGACAGACCGGACCGGACCAGCGACCGACTGGAACGGAACATCTACGGACCGGACTGGTCAACCGAGAGGCCGGAACAGACCGGCCATGAGACTCTATTGACGACTCGTCTGCACCGAGGAGAAGACAGAAACCTAGACAACATGATCCCGGGATACACAG GGTTCATTCCAAAACGACAGAAGTATTTTGCCCAGACCTACTCCCAGACCTGCCGTGGGGCGCTTAAGGAGTTCACCCGGGACCAGAACACAAGGCTCCACTCGCAGTCCTCAAACCTGCCCGTTCACTACAGGAGCCCAGAGTTTCAG GGGAAGAAACTGTACACCCCTCTGGCAGCCGTTTGCGACGAGCTGCCCCCACCGCACGCTCAGAAAGCCTGGAAGCCACTGGGATCACCTTACCTCATGCACGACCAGAGCCCACATAAGTATTTTATCTCAG GCTTCACAGGATACGTGCCCCAATCGCGGTTTCTGATTGGGCGGGGCTATCCCGCCACGACCAATGAGGCGCTGATCCAGTTTGGGAGGGAGATGCGGTCCGAGCCCAGTTCATATGCAGacatgaggaggaagagcagcacCCTGCCCCCCATCCCAACCGTCTACCCCTCCAGCGACGGCCTGTTGCCCTTCTACGACGGACACGTGCCAG GGTATAAATTCACGTATGGAAATACCTTTGGCAAgcttacccacaatgcactggggATAAGTGATGTGAAAAGGAGCATTGGAGTGAGGTCGTAG
- the si:dkey-106l3.7 gene encoding uncharacterized protein si:dkey-106l3.7 isoform X2: MLLQTTLSGMLYRRLGSAWSAVSRHAHCLSVSQAGLLTNFRVRDLCRRIARAGFSWTLKMNLYRSFGNLMESYVSDGMPFSSSDGQMPSWTVSSDTTTPASTPASTPDMGVNLRSTSEDSGFEITPTSLDSSMSSAGHPELVPVSVAMDGGERGLTPGSALTPGSALTPALRSSARSLFSASSLYLPGSDADLAPVTRDRSKSLQHKVEQALLKLNPGRRKTRDGSSPDPNAAVAQRRVPRKAMSLPRRSSALHIVRSESVSEVGRPVHLSLRQAGRQRQRRPASVYHDMRLAETPIEEVNEEARDALGPGLSYLEQVCQRWEQIAWLQINNRKLNLEMDVLKDHRDTQPESRLCSCETVLENQHNIHRSHLAEFERVSDELRWQRSNTDDESSSTSPSETERLTRNLGSLKTHTRGQPESETQPAGPADGGQNHQAKQRGRAWLFRTAPSRKAASVDSDGLQGRPSEGRKKPSHRLSLLLRGNKKTL; the protein is encoded by the exons ATGCTTCTCCAAACCACGCTCAGTGGGATGTTGTACAGGCGGTTGGGTTCTGCTTGGTCTGCCGTGTCACGACATGCccactgtctgtcagtcagtcaggcaGGCCTTCTAACTAACTTTCGGGTGAGAGACCTGTGTAGGAGGATCGCTCGGGCAG GTTTCAGTTGGACTTTGAAGATGAATCTGTACCGCAGCTTTGGGAACCTTATGGAGTCCTATGTGAGCGATGGGATGCCCTTCTCCTCTTCGGACGGGCAGATGCCATCGTGGACCGTTTCCTCGGACACTACAACACCTGCGTCCACGCCGGCGTCCACCCCGGACATGGGGGTCAACCTGAGGTCCACATCGGAGGACTCTGGATTTGAAATAACGCCAACTTCCTTAGACTCTTCTATGTCGTCGGCTGGCCACCCAGAACTCGTCCCTGTGTCCGTGGCGATGGACGGAGGGGAGCGAGGCCTGACCCCGGGCTCCGCTCTGACCCCGGGCTCCGCTCTGACCCCTGCCCTGCGCTCCTCCGCACGCTCCTTGTTCTCCGCCTCCTCGCTCTACCTCCCGGGGTCGGATGCTGATCTTGCCCCCGTGACCCGGGACAGATCCAAGAGCCTGCAGCACAAGGTGGAGCAGGCCCTTCTGAAGCTCAACCCGGGCCGGCGCAAAACCAGGGACGGCTCCAGTCCGGATCCAAACGCAGCGGTGGCACAGCGACGCGTGCCCAGGAAAGCCATGTCTCTGCCGAGACGCTCCAGCGCCCTGCACATCGTGCGGTCGGAGAGCGTCAGCGAGGTGGGCAGACCCGTCCACCTGTCGCTGCGTCAGGCCGGgcgtcagagacagagacgacCCGCGTCGGTCTACCATGACATGAGGCTGGCAGAGACCCCCATAGAG GAGGTGAACGAGGAGGCCCGGGACGCCCTGGGTCCTGGGCTGAGCTACCTGGAGCAGGTATGCCAGAGGTGGGAGCAGATCGCTTGGCTACAGATCAACAACCGCAAGTTAAACTTGGAAATGGACGTGCTGAAGGACCACCGGGACACACAG CCGGAGTCTCGCCTGTGCAGCTGTGAAACTGTTCTGGAGAACCAACACAACATTCACCGCTCACATCTGGCTGAGTTTGAGCGTGTGTCTGATGAGTTACGGTGGCAGCGGTCCAACACTGACGATGAATCCAGCAGCACGTCGCCATCGGAGACAGAAAGGCTCACGAGAAATTTAG GTagtttgaaaacacacactAGAGGGCAGCCTGAGAGTGAAACACAGCCGGCGGGACCAGCAGACGGGGGTCAGAACCACCAG GCAAAGCAGAGAGGAAGGGCGTGGCTGTTCAGAACGGCTCCTTCCAGAAAAGCAGCGAGCGTCGACTCGGACGG TCTTCAAGGCCGTCCGTCCGAGGGCAGGAAGAAGCCGAGCCATCGCCTCAGCCTGCTTCTCCGTGGCAACAAGAAGACCCTGTGA
- the si:dkey-106l3.7 gene encoding uncharacterized protein si:dkey-106l3.7 isoform X1, whose protein sequence is MLLQTTLSGMLYRRLGSAWSAVSRHAHCLSVSQAGLLTNFRVRDLCRRIARAGFSWTLKMNLYRSFGNLMESYVSDGMPFSSSDGQMPSWTVSSDTTTPASTPASTPDMGVNLRSTSEDSGFEITPTSLDSSMSSAGHPELVPVSVAMDGGERGLTPGSALTPGSALTPALRSSARSLFSASSLYLPGSDADLAPVTRDRSKSLQHKVEQALLKLNPGRRKTRDGSSPDPNAAVAQRRVPRKAMSLPRRSSALHIVRSESVSEVGRPVHLSLRQAGRQRQRRPASVYHDMRLAETPIEEVNEEARDALGPGLSYLEQVCQRWEQIAWLQINNRKLNLEMDVLKDHRDTQPESRLCSCETVLENQHNIHRSHLAEFERVSDELRWQRSNTDDESSSTSPSETERLTRNLGSLKTHTRGQPESETQPAGPADGGQNHQAKQRGRAWLFRTAPSRKAASVDSDGSLQGRPSEGRKKPSHRLSLLLRGNKKTL, encoded by the exons ATGCTTCTCCAAACCACGCTCAGTGGGATGTTGTACAGGCGGTTGGGTTCTGCTTGGTCTGCCGTGTCACGACATGCccactgtctgtcagtcagtcaggcaGGCCTTCTAACTAACTTTCGGGTGAGAGACCTGTGTAGGAGGATCGCTCGGGCAG GTTTCAGTTGGACTTTGAAGATGAATCTGTACCGCAGCTTTGGGAACCTTATGGAGTCCTATGTGAGCGATGGGATGCCCTTCTCCTCTTCGGACGGGCAGATGCCATCGTGGACCGTTTCCTCGGACACTACAACACCTGCGTCCACGCCGGCGTCCACCCCGGACATGGGGGTCAACCTGAGGTCCACATCGGAGGACTCTGGATTTGAAATAACGCCAACTTCCTTAGACTCTTCTATGTCGTCGGCTGGCCACCCAGAACTCGTCCCTGTGTCCGTGGCGATGGACGGAGGGGAGCGAGGCCTGACCCCGGGCTCCGCTCTGACCCCGGGCTCCGCTCTGACCCCTGCCCTGCGCTCCTCCGCACGCTCCTTGTTCTCCGCCTCCTCGCTCTACCTCCCGGGGTCGGATGCTGATCTTGCCCCCGTGACCCGGGACAGATCCAAGAGCCTGCAGCACAAGGTGGAGCAGGCCCTTCTGAAGCTCAACCCGGGCCGGCGCAAAACCAGGGACGGCTCCAGTCCGGATCCAAACGCAGCGGTGGCACAGCGACGCGTGCCCAGGAAAGCCATGTCTCTGCCGAGACGCTCCAGCGCCCTGCACATCGTGCGGTCGGAGAGCGTCAGCGAGGTGGGCAGACCCGTCCACCTGTCGCTGCGTCAGGCCGGgcgtcagagacagagacgacCCGCGTCGGTCTACCATGACATGAGGCTGGCAGAGACCCCCATAGAG GAGGTGAACGAGGAGGCCCGGGACGCCCTGGGTCCTGGGCTGAGCTACCTGGAGCAGGTATGCCAGAGGTGGGAGCAGATCGCTTGGCTACAGATCAACAACCGCAAGTTAAACTTGGAAATGGACGTGCTGAAGGACCACCGGGACACACAG CCGGAGTCTCGCCTGTGCAGCTGTGAAACTGTTCTGGAGAACCAACACAACATTCACCGCTCACATCTGGCTGAGTTTGAGCGTGTGTCTGATGAGTTACGGTGGCAGCGGTCCAACACTGACGATGAATCCAGCAGCACGTCGCCATCGGAGACAGAAAGGCTCACGAGAAATTTAG GTagtttgaaaacacacactAGAGGGCAGCCTGAGAGTGAAACACAGCCGGCGGGACCAGCAGACGGGGGTCAGAACCACCAG GCAAAGCAGAGAGGAAGGGCGTGGCTGTTCAGAACGGCTCCTTCCAGAAAAGCAGCGAGCGTCGACTCGGACGG CAGTCTTCAAGGCCGTCCGTCCGAGGGCAGGAAGAAGCCGAGCCATCGCCTCAGCCTGCTTCTCCGTGGCAACAAGAAGACCCTGTGA
- the si:dkey-106l3.7 gene encoding uncharacterized protein si:dkey-106l3.7 isoform X3, whose amino-acid sequence MNLYRSFGNLMESYVSDGMPFSSSDGQMPSWTVSSDTTTPASTPASTPDMGVNLRSTSEDSGFEITPTSLDSSMSSAGHPELVPVSVAMDGGERGLTPGSALTPGSALTPALRSSARSLFSASSLYLPGSDADLAPVTRDRSKSLQHKVEQALLKLNPGRRKTRDGSSPDPNAAVAQRRVPRKAMSLPRRSSALHIVRSESVSEVGRPVHLSLRQAGRQRQRRPASVYHDMRLAETPIEEVNEEARDALGPGLSYLEQVCQRWEQIAWLQINNRKLNLEMDVLKDHRDTQPESRLCSCETVLENQHNIHRSHLAEFERVSDELRWQRSNTDDESSSTSPSETERLTRNLGSLKTHTRGQPESETQPAGPADGGQNHQAKQRGRAWLFRTAPSRKAASVDSDGSLQGRPSEGRKKPSHRLSLLLRGNKKTL is encoded by the exons ATGAATCTGTACCGCAGCTTTGGGAACCTTATGGAGTCCTATGTGAGCGATGGGATGCCCTTCTCCTCTTCGGACGGGCAGATGCCATCGTGGACCGTTTCCTCGGACACTACAACACCTGCGTCCACGCCGGCGTCCACCCCGGACATGGGGGTCAACCTGAGGTCCACATCGGAGGACTCTGGATTTGAAATAACGCCAACTTCCTTAGACTCTTCTATGTCGTCGGCTGGCCACCCAGAACTCGTCCCTGTGTCCGTGGCGATGGACGGAGGGGAGCGAGGCCTGACCCCGGGCTCCGCTCTGACCCCGGGCTCCGCTCTGACCCCTGCCCTGCGCTCCTCCGCACGCTCCTTGTTCTCCGCCTCCTCGCTCTACCTCCCGGGGTCGGATGCTGATCTTGCCCCCGTGACCCGGGACAGATCCAAGAGCCTGCAGCACAAGGTGGAGCAGGCCCTTCTGAAGCTCAACCCGGGCCGGCGCAAAACCAGGGACGGCTCCAGTCCGGATCCAAACGCAGCGGTGGCACAGCGACGCGTGCCCAGGAAAGCCATGTCTCTGCCGAGACGCTCCAGCGCCCTGCACATCGTGCGGTCGGAGAGCGTCAGCGAGGTGGGCAGACCCGTCCACCTGTCGCTGCGTCAGGCCGGgcgtcagagacagagacgacCCGCGTCGGTCTACCATGACATGAGGCTGGCAGAGACCCCCATAGAG GAGGTGAACGAGGAGGCCCGGGACGCCCTGGGTCCTGGGCTGAGCTACCTGGAGCAGGTATGCCAGAGGTGGGAGCAGATCGCTTGGCTACAGATCAACAACCGCAAGTTAAACTTGGAAATGGACGTGCTGAAGGACCACCGGGACACACAG CCGGAGTCTCGCCTGTGCAGCTGTGAAACTGTTCTGGAGAACCAACACAACATTCACCGCTCACATCTGGCTGAGTTTGAGCGTGTGTCTGATGAGTTACGGTGGCAGCGGTCCAACACTGACGATGAATCCAGCAGCACGTCGCCATCGGAGACAGAAAGGCTCACGAGAAATTTAG GTagtttgaaaacacacactAGAGGGCAGCCTGAGAGTGAAACACAGCCGGCGGGACCAGCAGACGGGGGTCAGAACCACCAG GCAAAGCAGAGAGGAAGGGCGTGGCTGTTCAGAACGGCTCCTTCCAGAAAAGCAGCGAGCGTCGACTCGGACGG CAGTCTTCAAGGCCGTCCGTCCGAGGGCAGGAAGAAGCCGAGCCATCGCCTCAGCCTGCTTCTCCGTGGCAACAAGAAGACCCTGTGA
- the rnf208 gene encoding RING finger protein 208, which translates to MSCLRRQAISLPMDTVKILPSEKFPRECPPGTPVTRPRFTPPPRVAWDGGGGCGEGQIIVNQACGDLAARELPPALPVLRREAGFLAAQRKASAGEICYHQFHYKMDDVIVNQYVLRSSSTSSSASSTSSASSSSASSASSASGPVMPCEPLDCPTCGHTYNFAGKRPRILSCLHSVCEECLQILYESCPKYKFISCPTCRRETVLFTDYGLAALAINTSILSRLPPDPNGPVQWGGEADRSCYQTVRQYCQSACTCHVANPLSTCGIM; encoded by the coding sequence ATGTCGTGCCTGCGTCGGCAGGCCATCAGCCTCCCCATGGACACCGTCAAGATCCTCCCGTCGGAGAAGTTCCCCCGGGAGTGCCCGCCCGGGACCCCCGTCACCCGGCCGCGCTTCACGCCGCCCCCCCGGGTCGCGTGGGACGGCGGGGGCGGCTGCGGGGAGGGGCAGATCATCGTGAACCAGGCCTGCGGCGACCTGGCGGCCCGGGAGCTGCCGCCGGCGCTGCCCGTGCTCCGCAGGGAGGCGGGCTTCCTGGCGGCGCAGCGCAAGGCCAGCGCCGGCGAGATCTGCTACCACCAGTTCCACTACAAGATGGACGACGTCATCGTCAACCAGTACGTGctgcgctcctcctccacctcgtcctcggcctcctccacctcctcggcctcctcctcgtccgcctcctccgcctcctccgcctcgGGGCCCGTCATGCCCTGCGAGCCGCTGGACTGCCCCACCTGCGGCCACACCTACAACTTTGCGGGCAAGCGGCCGCGCATCCTGTCCTGCCTGCACTCGGTGTGCGAGGAGTGCCTGCAGATCCTCTACGAGTCCTGTCCCAAGTACAAGTTCATCTCCTGCCCCACGTGCCGCCGCGAGACCGTGCTGTTCACCGACTACGGGCTGGCCGCCCTGGCCATCAACACCAGCATCCTGAGCCGGCTGCCGCCCGACCCCAACGGCCCGGTGCAGTGGGGCGGCGAGGCGGACCGCAGCTGCTACCAGACGGTGCGGCAGTACTGCCAGTCCGCCTGCACCTGCCACGTGGCCAACCCGCTGTCCACCTGCGGCATCATGTGA